The Equus przewalskii isolate Varuska chromosome 4, EquPr2, whole genome shotgun sequence region CACTGGACTCCAGActgcacacccccatgtacttcttcctctcacACCTGGCCATCGTCGACATAGCCTATGCCTGCAACACAGTGCCCCAGATGCTGGTGAACCTCCTGAATCCAGCCAGGCCCATCTCCTTTGCTGGCTGCATGACACAGACCTTTCTCTTTTTGACATTTGCTGTCACCGAATGTCTTCTCTTGGTGGTAATGTCCTATGATCGGTATGTGGCCATATGCCACCCCCTCCGATATTCTGCCATCATGAGTTGGAGAGTCTCCGTCACCCTTGCAGTGACTTCCTGGACCATTGGAGTTCTTCTGTCTTTGGTTCATCTAGTTTTACTTCTATCTTTACCCTTTTGTAGACCTCAGAAAATTaatcactttttctgtgaaatcATGGCTGTTCTCAAACTTGCCCGTGCAGATACCCACATCAATGAAATAGTAGTGTTGGCTGGAGCAATTTCTGTGCTAGTGGGACCCTTCTCATCAATTGTAGTCTCATACATGTGCATCCTCGGTGCCATCCTTAGGATCCAGTCAGGGGAAGGTCAAAgaaaggccttctccacctgctcatCCCACCTCTGTGTGGTTGGACTCTTCTATGGCACAGCCATTATCACGTATGTTGGGCCTCAGCATGGGAACCcaaaggagcagaggaaataTCTCCTCTTGTTTCACAGCCTTTTCAATCCCATGCTTAATCCCCTGATCTATAGTCTGAGGAACAAAGAAGTGAAGAATGCCTTAAAGACAGtgctgagaagagagagagtctTATGAAAAGATTATGGCATCAGAGTTGACAGTGACCTAGGAAGACATTATCTCAAGGGGTTCTAAACTGAACTCAGCACAAGAATTATCTGAATTAAAGCACaagaattaaaagtagaattatctGCTGCCCCACCAGTAGATCACTGATTCAGTAGATGTGAGATGTATTCTAGAAGTCTGTCTTCAAATATTATCAGCAGCAAATTGTGATGCAGCTGGTCGACGGACCAGGATTTGGAAACCATAGATCTAGAACAACACCCTTTATAATATCTCAGTCAAGCTATGGTCAGCCCCATATCTCCCAAAATGTCCTCCTCAAAGCACTAGCCCCTCAAGAaggctttaaaaatacattctgtggtcaaataagtttgaggAGGATTGAATTTTAGGTACCTCATTTTAGGGTTCCCAATTCACATTAGCaaagtgaaaactgaaaattccTACAATAAAGAAGAATTCTATTTCAAGTTTTAGCCAGTCTTTTCCAAACTTACTTGATCAcatgaaatttttttatatttattgacagATTCCTGGAACAGAAGAACTTGATCTGGATTGCCTCATTGTGAGTACTTCCTGTAACCACCTTCTAgagcaaaatcatttttttcctgcaaggTGAACCTCTAAGGAAGATAGAGGTGTAGACACAGTAGCCTAGATTAGCCTGTGAGAATCTGTGATCTCTTTGGGTACAGAAAGTGAGGGTCACTGTCTCTACTCTTCAATGCTGGATCATCTGGAGATAATGAAT contains the following coding sequences:
- the OR2A7 gene encoding olfactory receptor 2A7, whose amino-acid sequence is MRDNMTSIMEFILLGFPFTPRIQMLLFGLFSLFYTLTLLGNGVILGLISLDSRLHTPMYFFLSHLAIVDIAYACNTVPQMLVNLLNPARPISFAGCMTQTFLFLTFAVTECLLLVVMSYDRYVAICHPLRYSAIMSWRVSVTLAVTSWTIGVLLSLVHLVLLLSLPFCRPQKINHFFCEIMAVLKLARADTHINEIVVLAGAISVLVGPFSSIVVSYMCILGAILRIQSGEGQRKAFSTCSSHLCVVGLFYGTAIITYVGPQHGNPKEQRKYLLLFHSLFNPMLNPLIYSLRNKEVKNALKTVLRRERVL